The DNA sequence CACATGCGGTGCGCGGATCTCGAACAGCTCGTCCAGGGAGATGTGCTTTTCCAGATGATCGGCCGCCGGCGACGGAAAGCCCGCCGGAACCTGGTGCGAATAGAGTGGCAGAGCCACCCCCTGTTCCTGCAGGGGGCCAAGGATCGAGTACGACATGGGTGTCACCGTAGATGTCGCGTATGTGAAGGGTTGATATGCAGTAAAGTGCTGGGCAACCCTGCTGCGGTCGTGGCAGCAGGGCCAGGCGAGCCGGAGAAACCATCCCTCCCCCTGAAGGATCCGGCTCGCCGCCTCAATTTCAAGGCTTGAGCAAAAAGCCCATTGCCTCGGTATTCAGTCGTCATCAGGCACCGTCCAGAAGATCTGCAGATGTCCATCATCGCGGTGCGCCACCGTGACGTTGTCGGTCTCCCCCAGTTGCTCCAGCACCTCGTTCCAATCCTCGTCCAGATCACCCGGCAGGCACTCCAGCAGAGCCGCTTTGCTGCGCTGCGCGCCAGGGCTGTTGATGGCTCGCTGCAGGCGCATGCCCAACAGGGCGTAGCTTGTTAAAGGAGGTGGCGAGGTGGGCTTCTTTGCCATAAACGATTGCTCTATACTGTTTATACAGCCAGTACTTTAGCGGAAGCATTGGTGGCTGGCATTCAGTTTTCGAAGCCTGGCTGCCGAACGGCTCTGCTGCGCAGTCTCCCGAACCACCCGAATGCCCGCCATGCAGGCCGTGGCCTTGCCGGACCGTACCGGGGTGGCCCAGATGAACCTCACTGAGGAAGTTATTATCGAAACCGAACCGGCCCAAACCCATAAGAGCGGAAGGCTTTTCGCTCCTCAGGATCGAGCAGGAAAAAGGCGGTTGCTAGCGCCGAATGTGCAGCAAATGCTAGACTTGGCCCCTACCCCAGCTCCAGCAGAGGTC is a window from the Pseudomonas sp. HR96 genome containing:
- a CDS encoding DUF1654 domain-containing protein, with protein sequence MAKKPTSPPPLTSYALLGMRLQRAINSPGAQRSKAALLECLPGDLDEDWNEVLEQLGETDNVTVAHRDDGHLQIFWTVPDDD